A stretch of DNA from Phycisphaerae bacterium:
AGGCCCGCGCCGATCACCACCAGCAGAACCGTGGCAACCAGTGTCAGCCAAACATCCACAGGCATGCGGGCGGTACGATCGCGAAGCTTGCGATATATGGAGAAGAAAAAGGGCCCGCCGATGCCGCCAAGAATCATCAGCGGCAGGATCACGGCGTAGGTGGTAGCCAGCCCGCGGGCTCCTACCATGCTATCGCTGTTGAGTGTCAGCCCCACATTGCAGGCCGCGCTGATCGTATGGAACACCGAAGCCACGATCTTCGGCCGCAGGGGCTCGGAAGAATCGAAGAGTCTCGGCTGCGCGAAGAACATCGCCAGAAGACCGATGACTTCGATCGTTAGAAGAAGAAGGCACGAGAACCTGACTGCCCGCCGGAGTCCCTCGGGCGTGGTGTCGTCCTGATGAGTCTCCCAGCCGAGCATGGCCCGAAGTCGCAAGCCGAGCACTGTGCCGATTGCCAATATGGCCAGTCCTCCGATCTGCATCAGCAGGAGAATGACGATCTGCCCGCCGAGGCTGAAGTCGTGGCCTATGTCGTGGACCGACAGGCCGGTGCCGGTGATTGCCGACGCGGAGGTGAACAGGCAATTAAGGGCGTGGGCTCCGACTTCGTAACGGAACTGGCCGGTGTAGCCGCTTTCGGACGAGGCGGGATAGCCTCGAGCCCAGCATCGCGGCAACGACAGAATCAACCCGCCGACGATCGCCAAGAAGAGGCCGGCGAGAAACAGCCGCCGAACCGGGCCGGGATGCACGCCGGGCAGGGGCCCTTCGATCAACCACTTGACGCCAGCCTGAGACGCGGCGAGGAATCCGATCGCCGCGCTGTAGCCGGCGATAATCTCGATGACTTCTCGCTGGCGGTCGTGATCCAGCCCCCACCACACCGCCCCGGCCAGAAGAACCGCGAAGTCCAGCCAGCAACGCCCGATCCGAGCGGAGATCTCGACAGGGGGGATTAACAACATGATCCGGCTGAGCAGGAACAAGATGGCCGCGGCGAGCAGGATCTGGTGGATACGCCGATCGTCAACGGCCGGTTCGTCGAAGCCATAGGTCAGAGCAAGGCCCACCACCCCAGCGAGGGCGGACGGCCACCATAACCATCGTGTACGTTTGGGGAACAGCGGCAGGTATTCCTGGGTTGCCAAGTGCAGCTCTCTCGCGGTCCGGTTTTCAGCGGCGGGATGACCGGTCATTTGTTCCCGTACACCTTTGTCGGATTCACCAGACGCCTGGCACAAACCGACCACTGTTCGGTTACCGCATCATATTTGCGAAAAAAGCAGTTTCTGTAACCTTCATGGCAGGCCGCGCCGTTCTGCTTGACCTTCACGAGGATCGTGTCGGCATCGCAATCAATGAAGATCTCTTGAATCTCCTGGGTGTGGCCGCTGGTTTCACCTTTCATCCAATACCGCCGGCGCGATCGCGACCAGAAGTGCGTCTTGCCCGTCCGGATCGACTCCTCCAGGCTGTGCTTGTTCATGTAGGCCATCATCAGTACTTCGCCGGTGTCGGCATCCTGGATGATCGCCGGTATCAGGCCGTTCGCGTCGTACTTGAGGTTGTCAAGCCCCTGCATATAGTGCTCCATCGGGAAAGCGCTGGTTTCGGGTTTGCAGCCGTCAGCGGCTCTCCATGTCGGTCGTTGGTCGGGCCGGAACATCCGCCGCCGCGGCTGATCGCGAAACGCACCAGCCTTGGCCAGTCTCCTCGAGCCGGACCCGATACTCTATCATCCGACACTAATGAAGGCCACTTTGTCGCGGAAGCGTCGGCGCAGCTCGGCCTTCAGCCGTGCGTGGAGAGGGTTCTTCAGGTTCGGATCTTCGCGGACGAGCCGGGCGGCATCGTCGCGTGCCTGCATCAGGATTTCGGTGTCCTCCACAAGGTTGGCCACCCGGAACTCAGGCCATCCGTGCTGGCGGGTGCCCAGCAGTTCACCCGGACCGCGCAAACGCAAGTCTTCCTCGGCGATGCGAAAACCGTCCGTGGTTCGGCAGAGAATCTCCAGTCGCTC
This window harbors:
- a CDS encoding potassium transporter TrkG, whose protein sequence is MTGHPAAENRTARELHLATQEYLPLFPKRTRWLWWPSALAGVVGLALTYGFDEPAVDDRRIHQILLAAAILFLLSRIMLLIPPVEISARIGRCWLDFAVLLAGAVWWGLDHDRQREVIEIIAGYSAAIGFLAASQAGVKWLIEGPLPGVHPGPVRRLFLAGLFLAIVGGLILSLPRCWARGYPASSESGYTGQFRYEVGAHALNCLFTSASAITGTGLSVHDIGHDFSLGGQIVILLLMQIGGLAILAIGTVLGLRLRAMLGWETHQDDTTPEGLRRAVRFSCLLLLTIEVIGLLAMFFAQPRLFDSSEPLRPKIVASVFHTISAACNVGLTLNSDSMVGARGLATTYAVILPLMILGGIGGPFFFSIYRKLRDRTARMPVDVWLTLVATVLLVVIGAGLLYGIESTYTWQLRYPQEKTLGSLQWNGASSAPAGEIVFGSGSSERVQAERMSTMRRGPRIAAAFFQSVTARTCGMRTARLDDKSLSPASRYLLMVWMLIGGSVGGTAGGVRICVVGLLLLAIVRPRGRLWRSEASLSHGTGRQTLAAAGVVVAAMALVIVVTSFVLIYRQRDASSGSYVYESSSALFESISACTNTGLSAGLTAQLPTEDHLSGPVWLRVTSRSVLILAMLLGRVLPVGILLRWAAIKGRQPPP
- the hisI gene encoding phosphoribosyl-AMP cyclohydrolase: MEHYMQGLDNLKYDANGLIPAIIQDADTGEVLMMAYMNKHSLEESIRTGKTHFWSRSRRRYWMKGETSGHTQEIQEIFIDCDADTILVKVKQNGAACHEGYRNCFFRKYDAVTEQWSVCARRLVNPTKVYGNK